One Primulina huaijiensis isolate GDHJ02 chromosome 5, ASM1229523v2, whole genome shotgun sequence DNA segment encodes these proteins:
- the LOC140976298 gene encoding NAC transcription factor 32-like gives MKVSDQQLNLPAGFRFHPTDEELVVHYLCRKCGGQQIGVPIVAELDLYKFDPWQLPGMALYGEKEWYFFSPRDRKYPNGSRPNRAAGTGYWKATGADKPVGKPKTLGIKKALVFYDGKAPKGVKTDWIMHEYRLANVDRSAGKKDNLRLDDWVLCRIYNKKGNLGKRYNVVDEKAEQFSDVEDRKPDVNSILYSGMVTKTPLVQAPQSFGLQKMDDYMHFDASESIPKLHTDSSSSEHGFSPEFMSDYKDVGSESEWRQLEKSLQYEEFSYTDGLLGDPFGSQMQDDDQMSLFQEMFGYIQKPF, from the exons ATGAAGGTTAGTGATCAGCAATTGAATTTGCCAGCCGGATTCAGGTTCCATCCGACGGACGAGGAGCTGGTGGTGCATTACCTCTGCCGTAAATGTGGGGGTCAGCAGATTGGTGTTCCGATCGTAGCTGAGCTTGATCTCTACAAGTTTGATCCATGGCAGCTTCCAG GTATGGCTCTGTATGGTGAAAAGGAGTGGTACTTTTTTTCTCCAAGAGACCGCAAGTATCCCAACGGTTCCCGACCGAACAGGGCGGCCGGAACCGGCTACTGGAAGGCTACCGGAGCTGACAAGCCGGTCGGGAAACCAAAGACTCTGGGAATTAAGAAGGCTCTGGTGTTTTACGACGGAAAAGCTCCAAAAGGAGTCAAAACCGATTGGATCATGCACGAATATCGTCTAGCTAATGTGGATAGGTCTGCTGGCAAGAAAGACAATTTGAGG CTTGATGACTGGGTATTGTGTCGAATATACAACAAGAAAGGAAATCTTGGAAAGCGATACAATGTCGTGGATGAGAAGGCGGAGCAGTTCTCAGATGTTGAAGATCGAAAACCAGATGTGAATTCCATTCTCTATAGTGGAATGGTAACAAAGACGCCTTTGGTGCAGGCTCCGCAGTCCTTTGGATTGCAGAAGATGGATGATTATATGCATTTCGACGCATCCGAGTCGATACCCAAGTTGCATACTGATTCGAGTAGTTCAGAGCACGGGTTTTCCCCGGAGTTTATGTCAGATTATAAGGATGTTGGGAGTGAATCCGAATGGAGACAGTTGGAAAAGTCTCTCCAATATGAGGAGTTCAGCTACACGGATGGCTTACTAGGTGATCCTTTTGGATCCCAAATGCAGGATGATGATCAGATGTCTCTGTTTCAAGAAATGTTTGGCTACATACAGAAGCCCTTTTAG